The nucleotide sequence CTTGCGGCTACTCCCCCAGCCGGGTACCGCTGCGGGGGCGCACGTCGCCGGGCCCGGCAGTGCGATCACGTCATTGGGCCACTTGGTGGCCGTGTTCCACCCGCTGCCCGACAGCCTGGGCGCGAGGGCACGGGCTACGGCCAGGCCCGCCAGCAGCGGCAGCCAGTGCAGCCGGGTGTTGGGAACCAGTGGCCGCACCACGATTGAGGCGGTCAGCGCCCCTGTCGGCGGCGTGGTCCAGACGTGGTCGGCGCGGCCGCGGCCAGCGGTCTGCGTACGAGCGCGCAGCGCCGATAGGTGCGGCCACCGTACGGAGGCGACGGGGTCGAGGCCGCCGTCGGGGCCGGTCAGGGCCCGCCGCAGATCCGTGTTGGTCGAGCCGGTGCGCTCCACTACCACTAGCCGGCTGAACGGGGAGCGGGCGGTCATGCCAGCAGCCTACGCGACCGCCGAGAACAGTCGAGGCGACGAAGCCCGGCTCCGGCGTGGGCTTGCGGGAGACCGGGCACTAGGCTTGAGCGCGTGCTTGTCCTGGCATCCCAGTCCACCGGCCGTCTGGCCACCCTGCGGGCAGCCGGCGTCGATCCGCAGGTACGGGTCTCCGACGTCGATGAGCCCCGAGTCCTGGCCGACCTAGCCGCCGCGCGCCGCGCCGGCGGCTCACCGGCTCCCACACCCGCAGAGCAGGTGCAGGCTCTGGCGCAGGCCAAGGCACTTGACGTGGCGGGCAGCCTCCCGGACGCGGCGGCACAGGCGGACCCGGACCTGGTGGTAGTCGGCTGTGACTCCATGCTGGAGATCGACGGGAACGTGGTTGGCAAGCCGGGCACCGCGCAGTTGGCCCGCGAGCGCTGGCGGGCGATGCGGGGGCGCAGCGGCACCCTGCACACCGGGCACTTCCTGGTGCGCGCCCGCGACGCCGCTACCGCCGCCGGCGTGTCATCCACGATCGTGCACTTCGGCTCCCCCAGCGACGCCGAGATCGACGCCTACGTAGCCTCCGGGGAGCCCCTGTGGTGCGCAGGCGCGTTCACCATCGACGGCCTGGGCGGCGCCTTCATCGACGGCGTTGAGGGGGATCCGCACGGGGTGGTCGGCATCTCCCTGCCACTGCTGCGCCGCCTGCTGGCTCACCTGGGGGTGACCTGGACGGACCTTTGGTCCCCACCCAGCGCCGCACCCGGCTCAGCGGCGCAATAGGGCGCTGTGCCCGCCGGTACTGATACCGCCCCCGGCGTCGACGTGCAGCGCGACAGAGCCGCCTGCCGGCAGCGGCACGGCCCCGGTGAACCGCAGGTCCACCGTCCCGGAAGCCGGCGCTAGCGCGAGGCTGATGGCACCCAGCAGCAGTCCATGGGCGACTACGTCCCCCTCCCCTACGGGCAGTCCTGCCCGCCGCGCCGCGCCGGCACGCAGGTGGATGGGATTGTGGTCACCGGTCGCCCGGGACCAGTCGCGCACGTGGGCGGCGGTGAGAACGAGCTCACGGACCGGCTCCGCCCCCGACGCCGGAACTGGTCCGCCCGGTGCCGGTGCCGCAGCCGCCGCGCGGCGGGCGAGGTCGTGAGCGACCCGGGCACCGGTCGCCCACCCCGGGCCGGCGGGGCACACGAGCACGGTGCTGTGCACCAGCTCCCAGCCGCCGCGGACGGTGCGGTCCATGGTGGGCTCGAGGTCGCGGGAGGCTGGTCTTCCGCGGGCGTCGGCGGGTACGACGTCGGCCGGGGTGATCCGGCAGCGTCGGTGGATGAATCCGGTCAGGTCCCTGCCACCGGTGCCGTCGGCGGCGTTGCCCGTGTACCGCGGGAGCCGGTCGGCTAATCCGGCCAGTGCCACGACGGCGGGGGCGAGCACGAGCGCA is from Actinomyces sp. 432 and encodes:
- a CDS encoding Maf family protein translates to MLVLASQSTGRLATLRAAGVDPQVRVSDVDEPRVLADLAAARRAGGSPAPTPAEQVQALAQAKALDVAGSLPDAAAQADPDLVVVGCDSMLEIDGNVVGKPGTAQLARERWRAMRGRSGTLHTGHFLVRARDAATAAGVSSTIVHFGSPSDAEIDAYVASGEPLWCAGAFTIDGLGGAFIDGVEGDPHGVVGISLPLLRRLLAHLGVTWTDLWSPPSAAPGSAAQ
- a CDS encoding MaoC/PaaZ C-terminal domain-containing protein; the protein is MAQVLAAVLARLPSTHREPVAPDTSGADCGPALAPAALVLAPAVVALAGLADRLPRYTGNAADGTGGRDLTGFIHRRCRITPADVVPADARGRPASRDLEPTMDRTVRGGWELVHSTVLVCPAGPGWATGARVAHDLARRAAAAAPAPGGPVPASGAEPVRELVLTAAHVRDWSRATGDHNPIHLRAGAARRAGLPVGEGDVVAHGLLLGAISLALAPASGTVDLRFTGAVPLPAGGSVALHVDAGGGISTGGHSALLRR